The following are from one region of the Halobacteriovorax vibrionivorans genome:
- a CDS encoding metal ABC transporter permease, with amino-acid sequence MEIISFLAAPFVMCLILVGIHCYLGLHVLKRGVIFVDLSLAQVASLGSTVALLFHLDHHSSLNYFISLGFTFVAAGYFAWAKKYEKYISQEVLIALVYAFASSAVLLVVNMMAHGAEHIKEILVGKILWVTWMDVLKTGVIYSIVALIHYIFRKQIIAASMEKSDSSSFWDFVFFSLFGVVITSSVGIAGILLVFSFLVVPALLSSNLVSSLKGQLLLGWVIGTILSFIGMTLSYVLDLPAGAIIVVVFTVLPIFVLPFILRKKIAT; translated from the coding sequence ATGGAAATCATCTCGTTCTTAGCAGCTCCTTTTGTTATGTGTTTAATCCTGGTGGGGATTCACTGCTATTTAGGGTTACATGTGCTTAAGCGCGGGGTGATTTTTGTTGATCTTTCATTAGCTCAAGTTGCGAGTCTTGGATCAACTGTCGCATTACTTTTTCATTTAGATCACCATAGTTCACTTAATTACTTTATATCCCTTGGCTTCACGTTTGTAGCAGCAGGATATTTTGCATGGGCAAAGAAGTATGAAAAGTATATTTCGCAAGAAGTTCTAATTGCCCTTGTTTATGCTTTTGCTTCATCTGCTGTTCTTTTAGTTGTTAATATGATGGCCCATGGAGCTGAACATATAAAAGAAATCCTTGTTGGAAAAATCCTTTGGGTAACATGGATGGATGTTCTAAAGACAGGGGTGATCTACTCAATTGTTGCTTTAATTCATTATATTTTTAGAAAACAAATAATAGCAGCTAGTATGGAAAAGTCAGACTCATCTAGCTTCTGGGACTTTGTGTTCTTCTCTCTATTTGGTGTTGTGATAACATCCTCAGTTGGGATTGCAGGTATTTTACTTGTCTTCTCATTTCTAGTGGTACCTGCTCTTTTAAGCAGCAATCTTGTAAGCTCTCTAAAAGGACAACTTCTTTTAGGTTGGGTCATAGGAACGATACTTAGCTTTATTGGTATGACCTTGAGTTATGTTCTTGATCTTCCTGCTGGAGCAATCATCGTTGTGGTATTTACAGTTCTTCCAATCTTTGTACTACCGTTTATATTACGAAAAAAGATCGCTACTTAA
- a CDS encoding disulfide bond formation protein B, giving the protein MSGKTERFYNIVSLATIALVVLPIGIASIVLGFGFGDNPCILCWQERAVMMFISLTTLFILRYGLRPKYLALLIFYCAIGIFMALRHTGGHFLRDIGQGFALEILGFHTYSWGIFVYWMIFICLAIILGFFGGNLVDNEDGEVRYLTKLQGSAFIIYFIVLGINSIQAITQVGPPPFIGQSDPIRFSWTPKDWKWSTQSWSNILSPMSLRGKYHVEKPVIKTQAKRDIAMFESGDELIKVKEVKLPETIIGNITDIDYHPKSKLFALVTDQFYVYILDDKLSDIKAYVHLDNLFSIEIKTLTAVSFIDRNRLMVTGINKSYVILKLDKEAKLKNQYASFKDGTDGILETRRGRFSTVRSKYAYIQSLSFDRETNEFVTLSVPNKKFNKIIATRFSSIDYMLSSEKEVFTNESEFQPHVTSLKIYDSIAYGLAPDNREIIISDNNFSSFTGSILLPVNGDYRGVVIFEKDQFIIIDGNIASYFIN; this is encoded by the coding sequence ATGTCAGGCAAAACTGAGCGCTTTTACAATATTGTCTCTCTTGCAACGATTGCTCTGGTTGTACTACCTATTGGTATCGCAAGTATTGTTTTAGGTTTCGGATTTGGCGATAACCCTTGTATTCTTTGTTGGCAAGAAAGAGCTGTTATGATGTTCATTAGTTTGACTACACTCTTTATTTTGCGCTACGGCCTAAGACCAAAGTACTTGGCCTTACTTATTTTCTACTGTGCAATTGGAATCTTTATGGCCTTACGCCACACTGGTGGTCATTTCTTAAGAGATATTGGACAGGGATTTGCACTTGAGATTCTAGGATTCCATACATACAGTTGGGGGATTTTTGTTTATTGGATGATTTTTATATGCTTGGCCATCATTCTTGGCTTCTTTGGAGGGAACCTTGTTGATAACGAGGACGGAGAAGTACGATACCTTACTAAGCTGCAGGGAAGTGCTTTTATTATCTATTTCATCGTTCTTGGAATTAACTCCATACAAGCGATTACACAAGTTGGGCCACCACCATTTATTGGTCAAAGTGATCCTATACGTTTTTCTTGGACTCCAAAAGATTGGAAATGGTCGACACAGTCGTGGTCAAATATTCTTAGTCCTATGAGTTTACGTGGTAAGTATCATGTGGAAAAGCCAGTTATTAAGACTCAGGCCAAAAGAGATATTGCCATGTTTGAAAGCGGTGATGAGTTAATCAAAGTTAAGGAAGTAAAACTTCCTGAAACGATCATTGGTAATATTACAGACATTGATTATCATCCAAAATCGAAATTATTTGCTCTTGTTACAGATCAGTTCTACGTTTATATCCTCGATGATAAATTAAGTGATATAAAAGCTTACGTCCACCTGGATAATCTCTTTAGTATCGAAATAAAGACTCTTACAGCAGTTTCCTTTATTGATCGTAATCGATTAATGGTTACGGGAATTAATAAGAGTTATGTCATTTTAAAATTGGATAAAGAGGCTAAGTTAAAGAATCAATATGCGTCTTTTAAAGATGGTACTGATGGAATTTTAGAAACCAGGCGAGGACGATTTTCAACAGTACGCTCTAAATATGCATATATTCAAAGTTTAAGCTTTGATCGCGAAACAAATGAATTTGTTACCTTAAGTGTTCCTAATAAGAAGTTCAATAAGATCATTGCGACAAGATTTTCTTCAATAGACTATATGCTTAGTAGTGAAAAGGAAGTCTTTACTAATGAAAGTGAATTTCAGCCTCATGTGACGAGTTTGAAAATCTATGATTCCATTGCCTATGGACTTGCTCCTGATAATAGAGAAATCATTATTTCAGATAATAATTTCTCTTCTTTTACTGGATCTATTCTCTTGCCTGTTAATGGTGACTACAGGGGAGTGGTTATCTTTGAAAAAGATCAATTCATTATTATTGATGGCAATATCGCAAGCTACTTTATTAATTAG
- a CDS encoding lytic transglycosylase domain-containing protein, which translates to MKTKMSKSINTLIILSTLSIIISCGQSPKRVESNDINNGSNTISYEYDDDIRHEMELYQNKHVKKWITYFASKDRERFQRFIERGMYYKEVIQTVLEEEELPYQLYYLPLIESGFNQRALSHAGAVGPWQFIKGTGRRYGLAVNRVVDERHDPIHSTEAATKYLKDLYNVFNSWELAIAAYNCGEIRVLRAIMKGRTRNFWELVDRKLLPRETRNYVPKFLAAAYVGENLEEFGFDTNAIAEVEKYPDLKLIEVPGGVRLAEVAKHFEVDRKELERINPALKYKRTPNWIRSYAVWLPRNDYTNVEEIQKKLSSNRQWGKLNSFPTRYKVRRGDSLIRIARKYKISLKRLKRINGIKGSRIYPGQKLTLRLDEYKGVVGKKVYFVKKNDFLGKIARRHGLSVSYLRRLNGLYSNRIYIGQKLDVTKGVRTFRYRVKRGDSLSRIARLYNTTAREIRRRNSLSSNNLFIGQMLRI; encoded by the coding sequence ATGAAAACTAAAATGTCAAAATCAATTAATACTTTAATAATCTTATCAACACTATCAATCATCATTAGCTGTGGACAGTCTCCAAAGCGCGTTGAAAGTAATGATATCAATAATGGTAGTAATACTATTTCTTATGAATACGACGATGATATTCGCCATGAGATGGAGTTATATCAGAATAAGCATGTAAAAAAATGGATCACTTATTTTGCCTCCAAAGACCGCGAAAGGTTTCAGCGCTTCATTGAAAGAGGGATGTATTATAAAGAAGTAATTCAAACAGTTCTTGAAGAAGAGGAGCTACCTTATCAGCTATATTATCTTCCTCTAATTGAAAGTGGATTTAATCAAAGAGCATTGTCACATGCTGGGGCGGTTGGACCTTGGCAATTTATTAAGGGAACTGGCCGTCGCTATGGTTTAGCAGTCAATCGCGTAGTTGATGAAAGACATGATCCAATTCATAGTACTGAAGCGGCCACAAAGTATTTAAAAGATTTATATAATGTCTTCAATTCTTGGGAGCTTGCAATTGCAGCTTATAATTGCGGTGAAATTAGAGTTCTTCGTGCCATTATGAAAGGAAGGACAAGAAATTTTTGGGAGCTCGTTGATCGTAAACTTCTTCCAAGAGAGACGAGAAATTATGTTCCAAAGTTTTTGGCCGCTGCCTATGTTGGAGAAAACTTGGAAGAGTTTGGCTTTGATACAAATGCAATTGCTGAAGTCGAAAAATATCCTGACTTAAAGCTTATTGAAGTACCTGGCGGTGTAAGGCTAGCTGAAGTAGCCAAGCACTTTGAAGTTGATCGTAAAGAGTTAGAAAGAATTAATCCTGCTTTAAAATATAAACGAACACCTAATTGGATTAGAAGTTATGCTGTTTGGCTTCCTCGAAATGACTATACAAACGTAGAAGAAATTCAAAAGAAGCTTTCTTCAAATCGTCAGTGGGGAAAATTAAACTCATTTCCAACTCGCTACAAAGTTAGAAGAGGGGACTCTCTAATTCGTATTGCTAGAAAGTATAAGATCTCTTTAAAAAGATTAAAAAGAATAAATGGAATTAAAGGAAGTCGCATTTATCCGGGACAAAAACTAACTCTACGCTTAGATGAGTACAAGGGTGTCGTTGGGAAGAAAGTATACTTTGTTAAGAAGAATGACTTCTTAGGAAAGATTGCAAGACGTCATGGATTATCTGTGTCCTATCTTAGACGCTTAAATGGTTTATACTCTAACCGAATTTATATAGGGCAAAAACTTGATGTAACAAAAGGTGTCCGTACATTTCGTTATCGCGTTAAAAGAGGAGATAGCCTCTCTCGCATTGCAAGACTGTATAACACGACGGCGAGGGAAATTAGAAGACGTAACTCATTATCTTCAAATAACCTCTTTATAGGTCAGATGTTGCGCATCTAA
- a CDS encoding ETRAMP family protein, with protein sequence MKISYLFFLVVFLLNFFIPNDALAVKNEGLDSIVTGIDVNGNESSCLRMVQPLYCSMEIQVGDLHGLDCRARGFKAVQCGCHNFVCVEYETETVVGVDRQGMKRSCHPMKEGTSCTEIFTEDEAFAERCQEKGGVAVACGCHDYICVKN encoded by the coding sequence ATGAAAATATCATATTTATTTTTTTTAGTTGTATTTCTTTTAAACTTCTTTATTCCAAATGATGCCCTTGCTGTAAAAAACGAAGGGCTAGACAGTATTGTCACAGGTATTGATGTTAATGGTAATGAGTCAAGTTGTTTGCGTATGGTACAGCCTCTTTATTGTTCGATGGAAATTCAAGTAGGTGATTTGCATGGACTAGACTGTCGTGCAAGAGGATTTAAGGCCGTTCAATGTGGATGCCACAATTTTGTTTGCGTTGAATATGAAACAGAGACAGTTGTTGGTGTTGACCGTCAGGGAATGAAAAGATCTTGTCACCCTATGAAGGAAGGAACATCTTGTACAGAAATTTTTACTGAAGATGAGGCATTCGCTGAGCGATGTCAGGAAAAAGGTGGAGTGGCCGTAGCATGTGGATGTCATGATTATATTTGTGTGAAAAATTAA
- a CDS encoding cold-shock protein: MEALQNELKTGKVKFFNEAKGFGFIKPDTGDGDLFVHISAVESGNKLANDDKVTYMIGEGKRGPCAMKVKKA, translated from the coding sequence ATGGAAGCATTACAAAATGAATTAAAAACGGGAAAGGTTAAATTTTTTAATGAAGCAAAAGGTTTTGGATTTATTAAGCCAGATACAGGAGACGGGGACTTATTTGTTCATATTTCTGCTGTCGAATCAGGTAACAAATTAGCTAATGATGACAAAGTGACATATATGATTGGAGAAGGAAAAAGAGGCCCATGTGCAATGAAAGTTAAGAAGGCTTAA
- a CDS encoding metal ABC transporter substrate-binding protein codes for MKRLLIYLVLSLFSIASLAQVRVVTTTTNLADVVEKIGGESVSVLSLAKGTQDPHFLEAKPSYTFKLAKADLLVNIGAGLESGWLPLIIRGSRNPSIRDGQRGRFEAADIVSLKQEHKGEISRAQGDVHPEGNPHFMLSPTKALEVAKAIKDKLSLIDSKNTSRYEENFKRFENQMKSKIKELKSVIKSGTHIITYHRTLTYYLDEFGIHIKNVLEPKPGIPPTASHIIKVIKEMKEEGIRSIVVENYFDSSVAKRIKTSIKDVKINIVPVAVNGNEKAKDIFSLYDELAKALKE; via the coding sequence ATGAAGAGATTATTGATTTATTTGGTGTTGAGTTTATTCTCAATAGCAAGTCTCGCTCAAGTACGAGTAGTGACGACAACGACTAATTTAGCTGATGTTGTAGAAAAAATAGGTGGAGAGAGTGTTTCGGTACTCTCTCTTGCTAAAGGGACTCAAGATCCACATTTCTTAGAAGCTAAGCCTAGCTATACTTTTAAATTAGCAAAAGCTGATCTTCTCGTTAATATTGGTGCAGGTCTTGAAAGTGGATGGCTTCCTTTAATTATTAGAGGAAGTCGAAACCCTAGTATTAGAGATGGCCAAAGAGGACGTTTTGAAGCAGCAGATATTGTCTCATTAAAGCAAGAGCATAAGGGAGAGATTAGTCGAGCTCAAGGTGATGTTCACCCTGAAGGAAATCCTCACTTTATGCTTTCTCCAACTAAGGCCCTTGAGGTTGCAAAGGCGATTAAGGATAAGCTTTCTCTTATTGATTCAAAAAATACATCTCGCTATGAAGAAAATTTCAAGCGCTTTGAGAATCAAATGAAGAGCAAGATCAAAGAGCTAAAAAGTGTAATTAAGAGTGGGACTCATATTATCACTTATCACAGAACTTTAACTTACTATTTAGATGAGTTTGGTATTCATATTAAAAATGTTCTTGAGCCTAAACCTGGAATTCCTCCAACAGCTTCTCATATCATTAAAGTGATAAAAGAGATGAAAGAAGAAGGGATTAGAAGTATTGTCGTTGAAAATTACTTCGATTCTAGTGTGGCAAAACGAATTAAAACGAGCATTAAAGATGTTAAAATTAATATCGTTCCAGTGGCCGTAAATGGAAATGAAAAGGCAAAAGATATTTTCTCTCTATATGATGAACTAGCTAAAGCTTTAAAGGAATAA